One stretch of Sardina pilchardus chromosome 17, fSarPil1.1, whole genome shotgun sequence DNA includes these proteins:
- the cdnf gene encoding cerebral dopamine neurotrophic factor yields MPLTNILHVLLVLNVVVGLIGADECEVCVGFLGRLYKSLISTHSELSHAIVEQGLIQTCAEATGKDSRLCYYLGASSDAAARVIGEVARPLSAHVPPPKICQKLQKRDSQICELQYDKAVLDWSRDALSKLRVLELKRLLASWGEECRACLEKGEFIDLIQQVAPKHSSAAQGRSAEL; encoded by the exons atgcCTCTCACTAATATATTACACGTCCTGTTGGTTTTGAATGTGGTCGTCGGCCTTATCGGTGCCGACGAATGCGAAG TCTGTGTGGGTTTTCTAGGACGTCTCTATAAATCTCTCATCAGCACACATTCAGAGTTGAGCCATGCCATCGTGGAGCAAGGCCTCATTCAGACCTGTGCTGAGGCAACCGGGAAAGACAGCCGcttg TGCTACTACCTGGGAGCTTCCAGTGATGCTGCAGCCAGAGTGATAGGGGAAGTGGCACGCCCTCTCAGTGCCCACGTCCCGCCCCCTAAAATCTGTCAGAAGCTCCAGAAGAGAGATAGCCAGATTTGTGAACTGCAATACG ATAAAGCTGTTCTGGACTGGAGCAGGGATGCCCTCTCCAAGCTGCGCGTGTTGGAGCTCAAACGCCTGCTGGCCTCGTGGGGGGAGGAGTGCAGGGCCTGTCTGGAGAAGGGCGAGTTCATCGACCTCATCCAGCAGGTGGCGCCAAAACACAGTAGCGCCGCCCAGGGACGCTCGGCAGAGCTCTGA